One genomic region from Ornithinicoccus hortensis encodes:
- a CDS encoding DUF2550 family protein, whose translation MNGGAILLVAMGVVAACLLLGIGLFAFSRLLSPGSHQSVLCWYRDAAQDWTKGYLRYDHDRLDHLGPGGHSSRVLHSWQRAHLDLGIARPATAEQWPPSASGIPGIQVSCTYGTQTFDLALGEEHYTALRSWLESVPPGWNVNVA comes from the coding sequence GTGAACGGCGGCGCGATCCTCCTCGTGGCGATGGGTGTCGTCGCTGCCTGCCTGCTGCTCGGGATCGGCCTGTTCGCCTTCTCCCGGCTGCTCTCCCCGGGCAGCCACCAGTCCGTGCTGTGTTGGTACCGCGACGCGGCCCAGGACTGGACCAAGGGATACCTGCGCTACGACCACGACCGCCTGGACCACCTCGGTCCGGGCGGTCACTCATCGCGCGTCCTGCACAGCTGGCAGCGGGCCCACCTGGACCTCGGGATCGCCCGGCCCGCCACGGCCGAGCAGTGGCCACCGTCGGCCAGCGGGATCCCCGGCATCCAGGTGTCCTGCACCTACGGCACCCAGACCTTCGACCTCGCCCTGGGCGAGGAGCACTACACCGCGCTGCGGTCCTGGCTGGAGTCGGTTCCGCCGGGCTGGAACGTCAACGTCGCCTGA
- a CDS encoding F0F1 ATP synthase subunit epsilon codes for MSALQVELVAADRKVWSGEARSVQARTPDGVLGILPGHAPVLGVLVPGEVGIDTSNGRETVHVESGFLSVDHDRVTIVTEQVEGTLSASSTD; via the coding sequence GTGAGTGCGTTGCAGGTTGAGCTCGTCGCCGCGGACCGCAAGGTCTGGTCCGGCGAGGCCCGGTCCGTCCAGGCCCGGACCCCCGACGGGGTGCTCGGGATCCTGCCCGGACACGCCCCGGTGCTGGGTGTCCTGGTGCCCGGCGAAGTAGGGATCGACACCTCCAACGGCCGGGAGACGGTGCACGTCGAGTCCGGCTTCCTGTCGGTCGACCACGACCGGGTCACCATCGTCACCGAGCAGGTGGAGGGGACCCTGAGCGCGAGTTCCACGGACTGA
- the atpD gene encoding F0F1 ATP synthase subunit beta, with amino-acid sequence MTATVTDTTQPTPTEGGVGRLARIIGPVVDVEFPPGQIPALYNLLTTQVDLGGGLQNVNLEVAQDIGDNMVRAISLQPTDGLVRGSAVQDTGGPITVPVGDVTLGKVFNATGDCLNLEEGETLEVTERWGIHRKAPAFDQLESKTQMFETGIKVIDLLTPYVLGGKIGLFGGAGVGKTVLIQEMIARVARDHGGVSVFAGVGERTREGNDLMVEMEEAGVLGQTALVFGQMDEPPGTRLRVALSALTMAEYFRDVQKQDVLLFIDNIFRFTQAGSEVSTLLGRMPSAVGYQPNLADEMGVLQERITSTRGHSITSMQAIYVPADDYTDPAPATTFAHLDATTELSRPIASMGIYPAVDPLTSSSRILDPRYITREHYDTAVRVKSILQRYKELQDIIAILGIDELSEEDKILVGRARRIQRFLSQNTYVAKQFTGIEGSTVPLADTIEAFTKVADGEYDHVPEQAFFMCGGLEDVERQAAELEKNS; translated from the coding sequence ATGACTGCCACTGTCACTGACACCACGCAGCCGACCCCGACCGAGGGGGGCGTCGGTCGCCTCGCCCGCATCATCGGCCCCGTGGTCGACGTCGAGTTCCCTCCGGGTCAGATCCCGGCCCTCTACAACCTGCTGACCACCCAGGTCGACCTCGGTGGAGGGTTGCAGAACGTCAACCTGGAGGTCGCCCAGGACATCGGCGACAACATGGTCCGCGCCATCTCGCTGCAGCCGACCGACGGCTTGGTCCGTGGCTCGGCCGTCCAGGACACCGGTGGCCCGATCACCGTCCCGGTCGGCGACGTCACCCTCGGCAAGGTCTTCAACGCCACCGGTGACTGCCTGAACCTGGAGGAGGGCGAGACCCTCGAGGTGACTGAGCGGTGGGGCATCCACCGCAAGGCCCCCGCCTTCGACCAGCTGGAGTCCAAGACCCAGATGTTCGAGACCGGGATCAAGGTCATCGACCTGCTGACACCGTACGTCCTGGGCGGCAAGATCGGCCTGTTCGGCGGCGCCGGCGTCGGCAAGACCGTGCTCATCCAGGAGATGATCGCCCGGGTGGCCCGCGACCACGGTGGCGTGTCGGTGTTCGCCGGGGTCGGCGAGCGCACCCGTGAGGGCAACGACCTGATGGTGGAGATGGAGGAGGCCGGCGTCCTCGGTCAGACCGCCCTGGTCTTCGGCCAGATGGACGAGCCGCCGGGCACCCGGCTGCGGGTCGCGCTGTCCGCGCTGACCATGGCGGAGTACTTCCGCGACGTCCAGAAGCAGGACGTGCTGCTGTTCATCGACAACATCTTCCGGTTCACCCAGGCCGGCTCCGAGGTCTCCACGCTGCTGGGCCGGATGCCCTCCGCCGTGGGCTACCAGCCGAACCTGGCCGACGAGATGGGTGTGCTGCAGGAGCGGATCACCTCCACCCGTGGTCACTCGATCACCTCGATGCAGGCGATCTACGTCCCGGCGGACGACTACACCGACCCGGCGCCGGCGACCACCTTCGCCCACCTGGACGCCACCACCGAGCTGTCCCGCCCGATCGCCTCGATGGGTATCTACCCGGCCGTGGACCCGCTGACCTCGAGCAGCCGGATCCTGGACCCGCGGTACATCACCAGGGAGCACTACGACACCGCCGTGCGGGTCAAGTCGATCCTGCAGCGCTACAAGGAGCTGCAGGACATCATCGCGATCCTCGGTATCGACGAGCTCTCCGAGGAGGACAAGATCCTGGTCGGCCGCGCCCGGCGGATCCAGCGGTTCCTGTCGCAGAACACCTACGTGGCCAAGCAGTTCACCGGCATCGAGGGCTCGACCGTGCCGCTGGCTGACACCATCGAAGCCTTCACCAAGGTCGCCGACGGCGAGTACGACCACGTCCCGGAGCAGGCCTTCTTCATGTGCGGTGGCCTGGAGGACGTGGAGCGTCAGGCCGCGGAGCTGGAGAAGAACTCCTGA
- a CDS encoding F0F1 ATP synthase subunit gamma, translated as MGAQQRVYRQRSRSVQSTQKITKAMELIAASRVVKARQRVAETTPYARAITRAVSAVATFSDVDHPLTLEREAPKNAGVLIITSDRGLAGAYSASVLKTSERLRELLQDEGKTAQPYLTGRKAEGYFKFRQREYVESWSGFSDAPTFEVAKEIGERLTADFIAGAENGGVDEIHVIYTRFVNMVTQEVQVVRLLPLEVVDDDAPAEAEDLYPLYEFEPNGPQVLDALLPQYVTSRIYNCLLQSAASELAARQRAMKSATDNAEELIKTYTRLANQARQAEITQEISEIVGGASALADAK; from the coding sequence ATGGGAGCGCAGCAGCGGGTCTACCGCCAGCGCAGCCGGTCCGTCCAGTCGACCCAGAAGATCACCAAGGCGATGGAGCTCATCGCGGCCTCGCGGGTGGTCAAGGCCCGCCAGCGGGTCGCCGAGACGACCCCGTATGCCCGTGCGATCACCCGCGCGGTCTCGGCCGTGGCGACCTTCTCCGACGTCGACCACCCGCTCACCCTGGAGCGGGAGGCGCCGAAGAACGCCGGCGTGCTCATCATCACCAGCGACCGCGGTCTCGCCGGCGCCTACTCGGCGAGCGTGCTGAAGACCAGCGAGCGGCTGCGGGAGCTGCTGCAGGACGAGGGCAAGACCGCCCAGCCGTACCTGACCGGTCGCAAGGCGGAGGGCTACTTCAAGTTCCGCCAGCGCGAGTACGTCGAGTCCTGGAGCGGGTTCTCCGACGCACCGACCTTCGAGGTGGCCAAGGAGATCGGGGAGCGGCTCACCGCCGACTTCATCGCCGGCGCCGAGAACGGTGGGGTGGACGAGATCCACGTCATCTACACCCGGTTCGTCAACATGGTCACCCAGGAGGTGCAGGTCGTCCGCCTGCTGCCGCTGGAGGTCGTGGACGACGACGCGCCGGCCGAGGCCGAGGACCTGTACCCGCTGTACGAGTTCGAGCCCAACGGCCCGCAGGTGCTGGACGCGCTGCTCCCGCAGTACGTCACCTCCCGCATCTACAACTGCCTGCTGCAGTCGGCCGCCTCCGAGCTGGCCGCCCGGCAGCGGGCGATGAAGTCCGCGACGGACAACGCCGAGGAACTCATCAAGACCTACACCCGGTTGGCCAACCAGGCCCGCCAGGCCGAGATCACCCAAGAGATCAGCGAAATCGTGGGCGGCGCCAGCGCCCTCGCCGACGCCAAGTGA
- the atpA gene encoding F0F1 ATP synthase subunit alpha, giving the protein MTELTIRPEEIRDALDKFVQSYEPGAASREEVGRVVDASDGIAHVEGLPSVMTNELLQFEDGTLGLAQNLDVHEVGVVVLGEFTGLEEGQEVKRTGEVLSVPVGDGYLGRVVDPLGTPIDGLGEITDLEGRRALELQAPTVVQRKSVHEPLQTGIKAIDSMIPIGRGQRQLIIGDRQTGKTTVAIDTILNQKANWESGDPDKQVRCIYVAIGQKGSTIASVRGTLEEAGALEYTTIVAAPASDPAGFKYLAPYTGSAIGQHWMYQGKHVLIVFDDLSKQAEAYRAVSLLLRRPPGREAYPGDVFYLHSRLLERCAKLSDDLGAGSMTGLPIIETKAGDVSAYIPTNVISITDGQIYLQGDLFNANVRPAIDVGISVSRVGGAAQKKAMKEVSGRLKVDLAQFREMEAFAMFASDLDAASRAQLERGARMVELLKQPQSSPIPMEEQVAIIWAGTTGELDSVATEDVRRFEAEFVEYLRREQGGMLEGIRETGKLGDDTRSSLESAMKAFKEQFRAGDGGSIAPGTAEDDENIESLEDEDVNQEQIKRQKR; this is encoded by the coding sequence ATGACGGAGCTCACGATCCGTCCGGAGGAGATCCGCGACGCACTGGACAAGTTCGTCCAGTCCTACGAGCCGGGCGCCGCCTCCCGCGAGGAGGTCGGGCGCGTGGTCGACGCCAGCGACGGCATCGCCCACGTCGAGGGCCTGCCCTCGGTCATGACCAACGAGCTGCTGCAGTTCGAGGACGGCACGCTGGGCCTGGCCCAGAACCTCGACGTCCACGAGGTCGGTGTCGTCGTCCTGGGCGAGTTCACCGGCCTGGAGGAGGGCCAGGAGGTCAAGCGCACCGGGGAGGTCCTCTCCGTCCCGGTCGGCGACGGCTACCTCGGCCGCGTGGTCGACCCGCTGGGCACCCCGATCGACGGGCTCGGGGAGATCACCGACCTGGAGGGTCGTCGCGCCCTGGAGCTGCAGGCCCCCACCGTGGTCCAGCGCAAGTCGGTGCACGAGCCGCTGCAGACCGGCATCAAGGCGATCGACTCGATGATCCCGATCGGCCGCGGTCAGCGCCAGCTGATCATCGGCGACCGGCAGACGGGCAAGACCACCGTCGCGATCGACACGATCCTGAACCAGAAGGCCAACTGGGAGTCCGGCGACCCGGACAAGCAGGTCCGCTGCATCTACGTCGCGATCGGCCAGAAGGGCTCGACCATCGCCTCGGTGCGCGGCACCCTGGAGGAGGCCGGCGCGCTGGAGTACACCACCATCGTGGCCGCCCCCGCGTCCGACCCGGCCGGGTTCAAGTACCTCGCCCCCTACACCGGCTCGGCCATCGGCCAGCACTGGATGTACCAGGGCAAGCACGTCCTGATCGTCTTCGACGACCTGTCCAAGCAGGCCGAGGCCTACCGCGCCGTGTCCCTGCTGCTGCGCCGCCCGCCGGGCCGCGAGGCCTACCCGGGTGACGTCTTCTACCTGCACTCGCGGTTGCTGGAGCGTTGCGCCAAGCTGTCCGACGACCTCGGCGCGGGGTCGATGACCGGTCTGCCGATCATCGAGACCAAGGCCGGCGACGTCTCGGCCTACATCCCGACCAACGTCATCTCGATCACCGACGGGCAGATCTACCTGCAGGGTGACCTGTTCAACGCCAACGTGCGGCCGGCCATCGACGTGGGTATCTCGGTGTCCCGCGTGGGTGGTGCCGCGCAGAAGAAGGCGATGAAGGAGGTCTCCGGACGCCTGAAGGTCGACCTGGCGCAGTTCCGCGAAATGGAGGCGTTCGCGATGTTCGCCTCCGACCTGGACGCGGCCTCCCGCGCCCAGCTGGAGCGCGGTGCCCGAATGGTCGAGCTGCTCAAGCAGCCGCAGTCCAGCCCGATCCCGATGGAGGAGCAGGTCGCCATCATCTGGGCCGGCACCACCGGCGAGCTGGACTCGGTGGCCACCGAGGACGTGCGCCGCTTCGAGGCCGAGTTCGTGGAGTACCTGCGCCGCGAGCAGGGCGGGATGCTCGAGGGCATCCGGGAGACCGGCAAGCTCGGCGACGACACCCGCTCGTCCCTGGAGAGCGCGATGAAGGCGTTCAAGGAGCAGTTCCGCGCCGGTGACGGCGGGAGCATCGCGCCGGGGACCGCCGAGGACGACGAGAATATCGAGTCCCTCGAGGACGAGGACGTGAACCAGGAGCAGATCAAGCGCCAGAAGCGCTGA
- a CDS encoding F0F1 ATP synthase subunit delta: MQGPSRGALSASRKVLTQALAQAGDRAQVGEQLLAVSGVVGGNVTLRRALADPSREGQDKAAVAAGLFGGKVGEPAQKVLEAAVSQRWAAEEDLSTALESLAVECFLAHAEGFGRLGRVEDELFRFNRIVDGNDELRAALTDKRSSAAARAQVVESLLAGKSAPETVRLAAHAVSAPRGRRFDHAIEDYLQIASKRQEQVTATVTTAVPLAEAQQERLVRSLAEQYGRAVHVNAIVDPDVVGGIRVEIGDEVIDGTVVSRLEEARRRLTS, encoded by the coding sequence ATGCAGGGTCCCTCCCGGGGCGCACTCAGCGCCTCCCGCAAGGTGCTCACCCAGGCGCTGGCGCAGGCCGGTGACCGGGCCCAGGTGGGCGAGCAGCTGCTCGCCGTCTCGGGTGTCGTCGGCGGCAACGTCACGCTGCGCCGCGCGCTGGCCGACCCCAGCCGGGAGGGCCAGGACAAGGCCGCCGTCGCCGCCGGACTGTTCGGCGGCAAGGTCGGGGAGCCCGCCCAGAAGGTGCTGGAGGCCGCGGTCTCCCAGCGCTGGGCCGCCGAGGAGGACCTGAGCACCGCGCTCGAGTCGCTCGCCGTCGAGTGCTTCCTGGCGCACGCCGAGGGCTTCGGCCGGTTGGGACGCGTCGAGGACGAGCTGTTCCGGTTCAACCGGATCGTCGACGGCAACGACGAGCTGCGTGCGGCGCTCACCGACAAGCGCTCCAGCGCGGCGGCCCGCGCCCAGGTCGTGGAGTCCCTCCTGGCCGGCAAGTCCGCACCGGAGACGGTGCGGCTCGCCGCCCACGCGGTGTCGGCCCCCCGGGGTCGTCGCTTCGACCACGCCATCGAGGACTACCTGCAGATCGCGTCCAAGCGGCAGGAGCAGGTGACGGCCACCGTCACCACGGCCGTGCCGTTGGCCGAGGCCCAGCAGGAGCGCCTGGTGCGCAGCCTGGCCGAGCAGTACGGCCGCGCGGTGCACGTCAACGCGATCGTCGACCCCGACGTCGTCGGCGGCATCCGGGTCGAGATCGGTGACGAGGTCATCGACGGGACCGTGGTGAGCCGGCTGGAAGAAGCCCGACGCCGGCTGACCAGCTGA
- a CDS encoding F0F1 ATP synthase subunit B, with the protein MPLLAAAEAGEAEERLPIMPHTPELIWGLLMFGVIYFLVRKLAWPRLEKLITDRQAAIEGGMQQAEAAQEEAEAALREYKAQLAEARDEAARIREDAKEQGAQIIAEMREQAQVEANRISETAHKQIESERQQAVVSLRNEVGQLSTDLASRIVGESLHDETRQRGIVDRFLAELEAGNITPESVGSAADGTEGQGS; encoded by the coding sequence ATGCCGCTCTTGGCCGCTGCTGAGGCGGGTGAGGCCGAGGAGCGGCTGCCGATCATGCCGCACACCCCGGAACTCATCTGGGGCCTGTTGATGTTCGGCGTGATCTACTTCCTGGTCCGCAAGCTCGCGTGGCCGCGGCTGGAGAAGCTGATCACCGACCGGCAGGCCGCCATCGAGGGCGGTATGCAGCAGGCCGAGGCCGCGCAGGAAGAGGCCGAGGCCGCCCTGCGCGAGTACAAGGCCCAGTTGGCCGAGGCCCGCGACGAGGCTGCGCGGATCCGCGAGGACGCCAAGGAGCAGGGCGCCCAGATCATCGCCGAGATGCGCGAGCAGGCGCAGGTCGAGGCGAACCGGATCTCCGAGACCGCCCACAAGCAGATCGAGTCCGAGCGGCAGCAGGCCGTGGTCTCCCTGCGCAACGAGGTGGGTCAGCTGTCCACCGACCTGGCGTCCCGGATCGTGGGCGAGAGCCTGCACGACGAGACCCGCCAGCGCGGCATCGTCGACCGGTTCCTCGCCGAGCTCGAGGCCGGCAACATCACGCCCGAGTCGGTCGGCAGCGCCGCTGATGGCACCGAGGGGCAGGGTTCCTGA
- a CDS encoding ATP synthase F0 subunit C codes for MDSLALVGYGLSTIGPAIGVGLIFAAYLNGVARQPEARGLLTPFTILGFAVAEALAILGFVLFFLTGN; via the coding sequence ATGGACTCCCTCGCTCTCGTCGGTTACGGCCTGTCCACGATCGGCCCGGCCATCGGCGTCGGTCTGATCTTCGCGGCCTACCTCAACGGGGTGGCCCGCCAGCCGGAGGCTCGTGGTCTGCTGACCCCGTTCACCATTCTCGGCTTCGCCGTCGCCGAGGCCCTGGCCATCCTGGGCTTCGTGCTCTTCTTCCTGACCGGTAACTGA
- the atpB gene encoding F0F1 ATP synthase subunit A, which yields MSPVTMGAVVAAGSEFHGPSPADFWQPLIGSGEWAITRPMFVLVLVTGILALWLTRGTRNLKLVPGTGQFLTETVYGFVRNDIARELIGSKHYHRFVPLLFSIFIFVLLNNLMGITPFVMMPPTGVIGVPIALTLVVYVVYHVTGFKEQGFVGYFKHMVPSGVPMVIAPVVLLLEIFSFFVTRPLTLALRLFGNMFAGHMILTLFVAGGWFLVQQGVLMALAGAGSFFMAFLMTFFELLIQTVQAYVFTLLAASYIGDGVAEAH from the coding sequence GTGAGCCCCGTGACCATGGGAGCCGTCGTCGCTGCCGGTAGCGAGTTCCACGGCCCGTCCCCGGCCGACTTCTGGCAGCCACTGATCGGCTCCGGCGAGTGGGCGATCACGCGCCCGATGTTCGTCCTGGTGCTGGTGACCGGGATCCTGGCCCTCTGGCTGACCCGCGGCACCCGCAACCTCAAGCTCGTCCCGGGCACCGGCCAGTTCCTCACCGAGACCGTCTACGGCTTCGTGCGCAACGACATCGCCCGCGAGCTGATCGGCAGCAAGCACTACCACCGCTTCGTGCCGCTGCTGTTCTCGATCTTCATCTTCGTGCTGCTCAACAACCTGATGGGGATCACCCCCTTCGTGATGATGCCCCCCACGGGCGTGATCGGCGTCCCGATCGCGCTGACCCTGGTGGTCTACGTGGTCTACCACGTGACCGGCTTCAAGGAGCAGGGCTTCGTCGGCTACTTCAAGCACATGGTGCCCAGCGGCGTGCCGATGGTGATCGCCCCGGTCGTGCTGCTGCTGGAGATCTTCTCCTTCTTCGTCACCCGGCCGCTCACGCTGGCCCTGCGACTCTTCGGCAACATGTTCGCCGGCCACATGATCCTGACCCTGTTCGTCGCCGGCGGCTGGTTCCTCGTGCAGCAGGGCGTGCTGATGGCCCTGGCCGGCGCCGGCTCCTTCTTCATGGCCTTCCTGATGACCTTCTTCGAGTTGCTCATCCAGACGGTCCAGGCCTACGTCTTCACCCTCCTCGCCGCCTCCTACATCGGGGACGGCGTCGCCGAGGCACACTGA
- a CDS encoding glycosyltransferase family 4 protein — MREYLMVLLVAAITTYAATNLVRRLALAVGAVTPVRARDVHSVPIPRLGGVAMFVGFAAAVLVGSRLPFLGDLFATSQEIYGVLIGAAVISLLGAIDDVRELDWLTKLAGQVIAAGAMAYFGVQLWSLPVAGVTVLPGPVLVTITIIIVVVSTNAVNFVDGLDGLAAGVVFISAGAFFAWAYLVSRDFNPPNVFTTATFITAALMGCCLGFLPHNFHPARLFMGDAGALLLGLLLAAATISMTGSVDPSSSAATTSALAAVALPVAIMALPILDMGLAVVRRTRRGQVPWKPDAHHLHHQMLKIGHSHRRAVALLYLWAALIAVGAVSFAFFPPLATWAVIGVVLVLAAVLTWHPGSSRRTL; from the coding sequence GTGCGTGAATACCTGATGGTGTTGCTCGTGGCCGCCATCACCACGTATGCCGCCACGAACCTGGTCCGCCGCCTTGCCCTCGCCGTCGGTGCGGTCACGCCGGTGCGGGCCCGGGACGTCCACTCGGTGCCGATCCCCCGCCTCGGGGGAGTGGCCATGTTCGTCGGCTTCGCCGCGGCGGTCCTGGTCGGCAGCCGGCTGCCCTTCCTCGGCGACCTGTTCGCCACCAGCCAGGAGATCTACGGCGTGCTCATCGGCGCGGCCGTGATCTCGCTGCTCGGGGCGATCGACGACGTGCGCGAGCTGGACTGGCTGACCAAGCTCGCCGGCCAGGTGATCGCCGCCGGCGCGATGGCCTACTTCGGGGTGCAGCTGTGGTCGCTGCCGGTCGCCGGCGTCACCGTCCTACCGGGCCCGGTGCTGGTCACCATCACCATCATCATCGTCGTGGTCTCCACCAACGCGGTGAACTTCGTGGACGGGCTGGACGGGCTCGCGGCCGGGGTGGTCTTCATCTCCGCCGGCGCCTTCTTCGCCTGGGCCTACCTGGTGAGCCGGGACTTCAACCCGCCCAACGTGTTCACCACGGCCACCTTCATCACCGCCGCCCTGATGGGCTGCTGCCTGGGCTTCCTGCCGCACAACTTCCACCCGGCCCGGCTGTTCATGGGCGATGCCGGCGCGCTGCTCCTGGGCCTGCTGCTCGCGGCGGCGACCATCTCGATGACCGGCAGCGTCGACCCCAGCTCCAGTGCCGCCACGACCTCGGCGCTGGCGGCGGTGGCCCTGCCGGTGGCCATCATGGCGCTGCCCATCCTGGACATGGGGTTGGCGGTGGTGCGGCGCACCCGGCGCGGGCAGGTGCCGTGGAAACCGGACGCGCACCACCTGCACCACCAGATGCTCAAGATCGGGCACAGCCACCGGCGGGCGGTGGCGCTGCTCTACCTGTGGGCGGCGCTGATCGCGGTCGGGGCGGTGTCCTTCGCCTTCTTCCCACCGCTCGCGACATGGGCGGTGATCGGCGTCGTACTGGTCCTCGCCGCCGTCCTCACCTGGCACCCCGGAAGCTCGAGGAGAACGCTCTGA
- the glyA gene encoding serine hydroxymethyltransferase → MSTPVTADTYYGPSFAALLEQDPAIGEILVSELDRQRTGIQLIASENQTSPAVLTALGSTLSNKYAEGYPGARYYGGCAEVDKAENLAIERAKELFGADHANVQPHSGASANQAVYGAFTKPGDTILAMSLDHGGHLTHGFKVSFSGKWFNAVHYGVNKDTEDIDYDQVEALAKEHRPKIILAGGSAIPRLIDFERFRAIADEVGAIFWVDAAHFIGLVAGQAIPSPVPHADVVSFTTHKVLRGPRGGAIVCKAEHASKIDRAVFPMMQGGPLMHAVAAKAVNFAECATQEYRDYAARVIANAAALADRLGTHGIRPITGGTDTHLSLHDLQGVGVTGIDAEKRCDAAGIVLNKNAIPFDPEKPNVASGIRVGSPSVTTQGMGTEQMEQIGDLIARAVTETDGTPEHPVAREIRDSIGELLTAFPAYPAP, encoded by the coding sequence ATGAGCACGCCGGTCACCGCGGACACCTACTACGGCCCCAGCTTCGCCGCGCTGCTGGAGCAGGACCCGGCCATCGGCGAGATCCTGGTCAGCGAGCTGGACCGGCAGCGCACCGGCATCCAGTTGATCGCCAGCGAGAACCAGACCAGCCCGGCCGTGCTCACCGCCCTCGGATCGACGCTGTCCAACAAGTACGCCGAGGGGTACCCCGGCGCCCGCTACTACGGCGGCTGCGCCGAGGTGGACAAGGCCGAGAACCTGGCCATCGAGCGGGCCAAGGAGCTGTTCGGCGCCGACCACGCCAACGTCCAGCCGCACTCGGGGGCCAGCGCCAACCAGGCCGTGTACGGGGCGTTCACCAAGCCCGGTGACACGATCCTGGCGATGAGCCTGGACCACGGTGGCCACCTGACGCACGGCTTCAAGGTCTCCTTCTCCGGCAAGTGGTTCAACGCCGTGCACTACGGGGTGAACAAGGACACCGAGGACATCGACTACGACCAGGTCGAGGCGCTGGCCAAGGAGCACCGGCCGAAGATCATCCTGGCCGGCGGCTCGGCCATCCCGCGGCTCATCGACTTCGAGCGGTTCCGCGCCATCGCCGACGAGGTCGGCGCGATCTTCTGGGTCGACGCGGCCCACTTCATCGGCCTCGTGGCCGGCCAGGCCATCCCGTCCCCGGTGCCGCACGCCGACGTGGTCAGCTTCACCACGCACAAGGTGCTGCGCGGCCCGCGCGGCGGGGCGATCGTCTGCAAGGCCGAGCACGCCAGCAAGATCGACCGCGCGGTCTTCCCGATGATGCAGGGCGGCCCGCTGATGCACGCCGTGGCCGCCAAGGCGGTCAACTTCGCCGAGTGCGCCACGCAGGAGTACCGCGACTACGCCGCCCGGGTCATCGCCAACGCGGCCGCGCTCGCCGACCGCCTCGGTACCCACGGCATCCGCCCGATCACCGGCGGCACCGACACCCACCTCTCGCTGCACGACCTGCAGGGCGTGGGAGTCACCGGGATCGACGCCGAGAAGCGGTGCGACGCCGCGGGGATCGTGCTCAACAAGAACGCGATCCCGTTCGACCCGGAGAAGCCCAACGTGGCCTCCGGCATCCGGGTCGGCAGCCCGTCGGTCACCACCCAGGGGATGGGCACCGAGCAGATGGAGCAGATCGGGGACCTGATCGCCCGCGCGGTCACCGAGACCGACGGCACCCCGGAGCACCCGGTCGCCCGGGAGATCCGCGACTCGATCGGCGAGCTGCTCACGGCCTTCCCGGCCTACCCGGCGCCCTGA
- a CDS encoding L-threonylcarbamoyladenylate synthase, producing MGEPAEAILDCTDPAGRDEALARAVEVVRAGRIVVLPTDTVYGVGADAFDVVAVAMVLAAKHRGREMPPPVLVPSARTVDGLATAIPMYAQILMRQFWPGALTVVLRAQPSLVWDLGDTNGTVAVRMPDDEVALALLREVGPMAVTSANVSGNPAATTAREALDQLGGSVTAYLDGGPRTGGEASTIVDCTGEEPVVLRHGAISGDRLREVLGPTTLHDSPEAAAGGGAHAAPAGEQDAVDGEPAPVADTAADQGPRLVGSVRPSGVPTPATALRTLAGPPSPGPGGSPAP from the coding sequence ATGGGCGAGCCGGCCGAGGCGATCCTCGACTGCACCGACCCCGCGGGGAGGGACGAGGCCCTGGCGCGCGCGGTCGAGGTGGTGCGGGCCGGACGGATCGTGGTGCTGCCCACCGACACCGTCTACGGGGTGGGTGCGGACGCCTTCGACGTGGTCGCGGTGGCGATGGTGCTGGCCGCCAAGCACCGGGGCCGGGAGATGCCGCCGCCGGTGCTCGTGCCCAGCGCCCGCACCGTCGACGGCCTGGCCACGGCCATCCCGATGTACGCCCAGATCCTGATGCGCCAGTTCTGGCCCGGCGCCTTGACCGTGGTGCTCCGGGCCCAACCGTCCCTGGTCTGGGACCTCGGTGATACCAACGGCACCGTGGCGGTGCGGATGCCCGACGACGAGGTCGCCCTGGCCCTGCTCCGTGAGGTCGGCCCCATGGCGGTGACCAGTGCCAACGTCAGCGGCAACCCGGCCGCCACGACGGCCCGGGAGGCGCTCGACCAGCTCGGCGGGTCGGTCACGGCATACCTCGACGGCGGCCCGCGCACCGGCGGCGAGGCGTCCACCATCGTGGACTGCACCGGCGAGGAGCCGGTGGTCCTGCGCCACGGCGCGATCAGCGGCGACCGGTTGCGCGAGGTGCTCGGCCCGACGACGCTGCACGATTCCCCGGAGGCGGCGGCCGGCGGTGGCGCCCACGCGGCGCCGGCCGGGGAGCAGGACGCGGTCGACGGGGAGCCCGCACCGGTCGCGGACACTGCCGCGGATCAGGGGCCCCGGCTCGTCGGCAGCGTGCGGCCCAGTGGCGTCCCGACCCCCGCCACGGCGCTGCGCACCCTGGCCGGGCCCCCGAGCCCTGGACCCGGAGGGTCTCCGGCCCCCTAG